A single window of Alistipes sp. ZOR0009 DNA harbors:
- a CDS encoding toxin-antitoxin system YwqK family antitoxin encodes MIKGIDINNLDFKQDGVGAWYYTFEEVPYTGCAYQMFPNDLLASEGNFINGYQEGIQKKWYQSGQLLSEQYFSNNNPHGKCMEWHENGVLRFEGEYDMGKRIWSKRYNEKGELIKQYPSLVVE; translated from the coding sequence ATGATTAAAGGAATAGATATTAATAATCTTGACTTTAAACAAGATGGAGTTGGAGCATGGTACTATACTTTTGAGGAAGTACCTTATACTGGTTGTGCTTATCAGATGTTTCCAAATGACCTACTTGCATCTGAAGGTAATTTTATAAATGGCTATCAGGAAGGTATTCAAAAAAAATGGTATCAGTCTGGTCAATTGTTGTCAGAGCAATATTTTTCAAATAACAATCCTCATGGTAAATGCATGGAATGGCATGAAAATGGGGTATTGCGTTTTGAGGGAGAATATGATATGGGAAAGAGAATTTGGAGTAAAAGATACAATGAAAAAGGGGAATTGATAAAGCAATATCCATCGCTTGTTGTAGAGTAA